In Manis pentadactyla isolate mManPen7 chromosome 3, mManPen7.hap1, whole genome shotgun sequence, a single window of DNA contains:
- the SLC34A3 gene encoding sodium-dependent phosphate transport protein 2C isoform X1, with protein sequence MHTTTVGTQLGCLQHARSTAHLPCHPCWLEGFWEAAGAVCWVLCKETEEGPPDPALWEEEEGAQQGCWAGPAGAGLAEHSCPVPSELSSASRVLRVAVGFLKACGLLGNLYLFICSLDILSLAFQLLSGQVAGDIFKDNVVLSNPVAGLVIGVLVTVLVQSSSTSSSIVVSMVAAKLLTVQASVPIIMGVNVGTSITSTLVSMAQSGDRDAFRRAFGGSAVHGLFNWLTVLILLPLESATALLQELSALALGTASLPAGAHTPDILKVLTQPLTHLIVQLDTDVIMHSATGNTTNSSLIKQWCGTRGPTTSGSGDCGTDALGPCPEPSSSATVEQLPCHHLFVGTTLTDLAVGFILLAASLLVLCTCLILIVKLLNSVLRGRVAQAVRMVINAEFPFPFSWLSGYLAILVGAGLTFLLQSSSVFTAAIVPLMGVGVISLERAYPLFLGSNIGTTTTALLAALASPVDRLLSAIQVALIHFFFNLAGILLWYVVPILRLPIPLAKGFGDLTARYRWVAIAYLLLSFLLLPLAAFGLSLAGGTALAAVGGPLVGLVLLVILINVLRRHRPAWLPSCLRSWAWLPLWLHSLEPWDRLVGRCFPCRACSSPQAATKEAYCYENAEVLASQQL encoded by the exons ATGCACACGACCACCGTGGGGACCCAGCTTGGCTGCCTACAGCATGCCCGCTCAACCGCACAcctcccctgccacccctgcTGGCTGGAAGGCTTCTGGGAGGCTGCTGGGGCTGTCTGCTGGGTGCTCTGCAAAGAAACAGAGGAGGGGCCCCCAGACCCTGCCCtgtgggaagaggaggaaggggcccagcaggggtgctgggcagggccagcaggggcagggctggctgAGCACAGCTGCCCGGTGCCCTCAGAGCTCAGCTCGGCCAGCAGGGTGCTCCGGGTGGCAGTGGGCTTCCTCAAGGCCTGTGGGCTTCTGGGCAATCTGTACCTCTTCATCTGCTCCCTGGACATCCTCAGCTTGGCCTTCCAGCTGCTGAGCG GCCAAGTGGCTGGAGACATCTTCAAGGACAACGTGGTGCTGTCCAACCCCGTGGCTGGACTGGTCATCGGCGTGCTGGTCACTGTTCTGGTGCAGAGCTCCAGCACGTCCTCCTCCATTGTTGTCAGCATGGTGGCTGCCAAGT TGCTGACCGTCCAGGCTTCTGTGCCCATCATCATGGGCGTCAACGTGGGAACGTCTATCACCAGCACCCTGGTCTCGATGGCACAGTCGGGGGACCGCGACGCATTCCGGAG GGCCTTTGGCGGCTCGGCGGTGCATGGGCTCTTCAACTGGCTCACCGTGCTGATCCTGCTGCCTCTGGAGAGTGCCACAGCCCTACTGCAGGAGCTCAGCGCGCTGGCCCTGGGCACTGCCAGCCTGCCAGCCGGGGCGCACACTCCTGACATCCTTAAGGTGCTGACCCAGCCGCTTACACACCTCATTGTGCAG CTGGACACTGACGTGATCATGCACAGCGCCACAGGCAATACCACCAACAGCAGTCTCATTAAGCAATGGTGCGGCACCAGGGGGCCGACG ACCTCGGGGAGCGGCGACTGCGGAACAGATGCCCTTGGCCCCTGCCCGGAGCCCAGCAGCTCGGCCACCGTGGAGCAGCTGCCTT gccaCCACCTGTTCGTGGGCACGACACTCACGGACCTGGCTGTGGGCTTCATCCTGCTGGCTGCCTCCCTTCTCGTGCTCTGCACCTGCCTCATCCTCATCGTCAAGCTGCTCAACTCTGTGCTGCGCGGCCGCGTAGCCCAGGCCGTGAGGATGGTCATCAATGCTG aATTCCCCTTCCCGTTCAGCTGGCTCAGTGGCTACCTGGCAATCCTCGTGGGTGCCGGCCTGACCTTCCTCCTCCAGAGCAGCAGTGTCTTCACAGCGGCCATTGTGCCCCTCATGG GGGTCGGGGTGATCAGCTTGGAGCGGGCATATCCCCTCTTCCTGGGCTCCAACATTGGCACCACCACCACGGCCCTACTGGCTGCCCTGGCCAGCCCTGTGGACCGGCTGCTCAGCGCCATCCAG GTTGCCCTCATCCACTTTTTCTTCAACCTGGCTGGCATCCTGCTGTGGTATGTGGTGCCCATCCTGCGGCTGCCCATCCCACTGGCCAAGGGCTTTGGAGACCTGACTGCCCGCTACCGTTGGGTGGCCATCGCCTACCTGCTCCTCAGTTTCCTGCTGCTCCCACTGGCTGCCTTTGGGCTTTCCCTGGCTGGAGGCACGGCGCTGGCTGCCGTCGGGGGGCCCCTGGTAGGGCTGGTGCTCCTCGTCATCCTGATCAATGTCCTGCGGCGGCACCGGCCGGCCTGGCTGCCCAGCTGTCTGCGGTCCTGGGCCTGGCTCCCACTCTGGCTCCACTCTCTGGAGCCCTGGGACCGCCTGGTGGGTCGCTGCTTCCCCTGCAGGGCCTGCAGCTCCCCTCAGGCCGCCACCAAGGAGGCCTACTGCTACGAGAACGCCGAGGTCCTGGCGTCCCAGCAGTTGTGA
- the SLC34A3 gene encoding sodium-dependent phosphate transport protein 2C isoform X2: MHTTTVGTQLGCLQHARSTAHLPCHPCWLEGFWEAAGAVCWVLCKETEEGPPDPALWEEEEGAQQGCWAGPAGAGLAEHSCPVPSELSSASRVLRVAVGFLKACGLLGNLYLFICSLDILSLAFQLLSGQVAGDIFKDNVVLSNPVAGLVIGVLVTVLVQSSSTSSSIVVSMVAAKLLTVQASVPIIMGVNVGTSITSTLVSMAQSGDRDAFRRAFGGSAVHGLFNWLTVLILLPLESATALLQELSALALGTASLPAGAHTPDILKVLTQPLTHLIVQLDTDVIMHSATGNTTNSSLIKQWCGTRGPTTSGSGDCGTDALGPCPEPSSSATVEQLPCHHLFVGTTLTDLAVGFILLAASLLVLCTCLILIVKLLNSVLRGRVAQAVRMVINAEFPFPFSWLSGYLAILVGAGLTFLLQSSSVFTAAIVPLMGVGVISLERAYPLFLGSNIGTTTTALLAALASPVDRLLSAIQVALIHFFFNLAGILLWYVVPILRLPIPLAKGFGDLTARYRWVAIAYLLLSFLLLPLAAFGLSLAGGTALAAVGGPLVGLVLLVILINVLRRHRPAWLPSCLRSWAWLPLWLHSLEPWDRLNHQAASGWSMETS; this comes from the exons ATGCACACGACCACCGTGGGGACCCAGCTTGGCTGCCTACAGCATGCCCGCTCAACCGCACAcctcccctgccacccctgcTGGCTGGAAGGCTTCTGGGAGGCTGCTGGGGCTGTCTGCTGGGTGCTCTGCAAAGAAACAGAGGAGGGGCCCCCAGACCCTGCCCtgtgggaagaggaggaaggggcccagcaggggtgctgggcagggccagcaggggcagggctggctgAGCACAGCTGCCCGGTGCCCTCAGAGCTCAGCTCGGCCAGCAGGGTGCTCCGGGTGGCAGTGGGCTTCCTCAAGGCCTGTGGGCTTCTGGGCAATCTGTACCTCTTCATCTGCTCCCTGGACATCCTCAGCTTGGCCTTCCAGCTGCTGAGCG GCCAAGTGGCTGGAGACATCTTCAAGGACAACGTGGTGCTGTCCAACCCCGTGGCTGGACTGGTCATCGGCGTGCTGGTCACTGTTCTGGTGCAGAGCTCCAGCACGTCCTCCTCCATTGTTGTCAGCATGGTGGCTGCCAAGT TGCTGACCGTCCAGGCTTCTGTGCCCATCATCATGGGCGTCAACGTGGGAACGTCTATCACCAGCACCCTGGTCTCGATGGCACAGTCGGGGGACCGCGACGCATTCCGGAG GGCCTTTGGCGGCTCGGCGGTGCATGGGCTCTTCAACTGGCTCACCGTGCTGATCCTGCTGCCTCTGGAGAGTGCCACAGCCCTACTGCAGGAGCTCAGCGCGCTGGCCCTGGGCACTGCCAGCCTGCCAGCCGGGGCGCACACTCCTGACATCCTTAAGGTGCTGACCCAGCCGCTTACACACCTCATTGTGCAG CTGGACACTGACGTGATCATGCACAGCGCCACAGGCAATACCACCAACAGCAGTCTCATTAAGCAATGGTGCGGCACCAGGGGGCCGACG ACCTCGGGGAGCGGCGACTGCGGAACAGATGCCCTTGGCCCCTGCCCGGAGCCCAGCAGCTCGGCCACCGTGGAGCAGCTGCCTT gccaCCACCTGTTCGTGGGCACGACACTCACGGACCTGGCTGTGGGCTTCATCCTGCTGGCTGCCTCCCTTCTCGTGCTCTGCACCTGCCTCATCCTCATCGTCAAGCTGCTCAACTCTGTGCTGCGCGGCCGCGTAGCCCAGGCCGTGAGGATGGTCATCAATGCTG aATTCCCCTTCCCGTTCAGCTGGCTCAGTGGCTACCTGGCAATCCTCGTGGGTGCCGGCCTGACCTTCCTCCTCCAGAGCAGCAGTGTCTTCACAGCGGCCATTGTGCCCCTCATGG GGGTCGGGGTGATCAGCTTGGAGCGGGCATATCCCCTCTTCCTGGGCTCCAACATTGGCACCACCACCACGGCCCTACTGGCTGCCCTGGCCAGCCCTGTGGACCGGCTGCTCAGCGCCATCCAG GTTGCCCTCATCCACTTTTTCTTCAACCTGGCTGGCATCCTGCTGTGGTATGTGGTGCCCATCCTGCGGCTGCCCATCCCACTGGCCAAGGGCTTTGGAGACCTGACTGCCCGCTACCGTTGGGTGGCCATCGCCTACCTGCTCCTCAGTTTCCTGCTGCTCCCACTGGCTGCCTTTGGGCTTTCCCTGGCTGGAGGCACGGCGCTGGCTGCCGTCGGGGGGCCCCTGGTAGGGCTGGTGCTCCTCGTCATCCTGATCAATGTCCTGCGGCGGCACCGGCCGGCCTGGCTGCCCAGCTGTCTGCGGTCCTGGGCCTGGCTCCCACTCTGGCTCCACTCTCTGGAGCCCTGGGACCGCCTG AATCACCAAGCAGCATCTGGTTGGAGCATGGAGACTTCCTGA
- the SLC34A3 gene encoding sodium-dependent phosphate transport protein 2C isoform X6 encodes MHTTTVGTQLGCLQHARSTAHLPCHPCWLEGFWEAAGAVCWVLCKETEEGPPDPALWEEEEGAQQGCWAGPAGAGLAEHSCPVPSELSSASRVLRVAVGFLKACGLLGNLYLFICSLDILSLAFQLLSGQVAGDIFKDNVVLSNPVAGLVIGVLVTVLVQSSSTSSSIVVSMVAAKLLTVQASVPIIMGVNVGTSITSTLVSMAQSGDRDAFRRAFGGSAVHGLFNWLTVLILLPLESATALLQELSALALGTASLPAGAHTPDILKVLTQPLTHLIVQLDTDVIMHSATGNTTNSSLIKQWCGTRGPTTSGSGDCGTDALGPCPEPSSSATVEQLPCHHLFVGTTLTDLAVGFILLAASLLVLCTCLILIVKLLNSVLRGRVAQAVRMVINAEFPFPFSWLSGYLAILVGAGLTFLLQSSSVFTAAIVPLMAWSGHIPSSWAPTLAPPPRPYWLPWPALWTGCSAPSRLPSSTFSSTWLASCCGMWCPSCGCPSHWPRALET; translated from the exons ATGCACACGACCACCGTGGGGACCCAGCTTGGCTGCCTACAGCATGCCCGCTCAACCGCACAcctcccctgccacccctgcTGGCTGGAAGGCTTCTGGGAGGCTGCTGGGGCTGTCTGCTGGGTGCTCTGCAAAGAAACAGAGGAGGGGCCCCCAGACCCTGCCCtgtgggaagaggaggaaggggcccagcaggggtgctgggcagggccagcaggggcagggctggctgAGCACAGCTGCCCGGTGCCCTCAGAGCTCAGCTCGGCCAGCAGGGTGCTCCGGGTGGCAGTGGGCTTCCTCAAGGCCTGTGGGCTTCTGGGCAATCTGTACCTCTTCATCTGCTCCCTGGACATCCTCAGCTTGGCCTTCCAGCTGCTGAGCG GCCAAGTGGCTGGAGACATCTTCAAGGACAACGTGGTGCTGTCCAACCCCGTGGCTGGACTGGTCATCGGCGTGCTGGTCACTGTTCTGGTGCAGAGCTCCAGCACGTCCTCCTCCATTGTTGTCAGCATGGTGGCTGCCAAGT TGCTGACCGTCCAGGCTTCTGTGCCCATCATCATGGGCGTCAACGTGGGAACGTCTATCACCAGCACCCTGGTCTCGATGGCACAGTCGGGGGACCGCGACGCATTCCGGAG GGCCTTTGGCGGCTCGGCGGTGCATGGGCTCTTCAACTGGCTCACCGTGCTGATCCTGCTGCCTCTGGAGAGTGCCACAGCCCTACTGCAGGAGCTCAGCGCGCTGGCCCTGGGCACTGCCAGCCTGCCAGCCGGGGCGCACACTCCTGACATCCTTAAGGTGCTGACCCAGCCGCTTACACACCTCATTGTGCAG CTGGACACTGACGTGATCATGCACAGCGCCACAGGCAATACCACCAACAGCAGTCTCATTAAGCAATGGTGCGGCACCAGGGGGCCGACG ACCTCGGGGAGCGGCGACTGCGGAACAGATGCCCTTGGCCCCTGCCCGGAGCCCAGCAGCTCGGCCACCGTGGAGCAGCTGCCTT gccaCCACCTGTTCGTGGGCACGACACTCACGGACCTGGCTGTGGGCTTCATCCTGCTGGCTGCCTCCCTTCTCGTGCTCTGCACCTGCCTCATCCTCATCGTCAAGCTGCTCAACTCTGTGCTGCGCGGCCGCGTAGCCCAGGCCGTGAGGATGGTCATCAATGCTG aATTCCCCTTCCCGTTCAGCTGGCTCAGTGGCTACCTGGCAATCCTCGTGGGTGCCGGCCTGACCTTCCTCCTCCAGAGCAGCAGTGTCTTCACAGCGGCCATTGTGCCCCTCATGG CTTGGAGCGGGCATATCCCCTCTTCCTGGGCTCCAACATTGGCACCACCACCACGGCCCTACTGGCTGCCCTGGCCAGCCCTGTGGACCGGCTGCTCAGCGCCATCCAG GTTGCCCTCATCCACTTTTTCTTCAACCTGGCTGGCATCCTGCTGTGGTATGTGGTGCCCATCCTGCGGCTGCCCATCCCACTGGCCAAGGGCTTTGGAGACCTGA
- the SLC34A3 gene encoding sodium-dependent phosphate transport protein 2C isoform X5, with the protein MHTTTVGTQLGCLQHARSTAHLPCHPCWLEGFWEAAGAVCWVLCKETEEGPPDPALWEEEEGAQQGCWAGPAGAGLAEHSCPVPSELSSASRVLRVAVGFLKACGLLGNLYLFICSLDILSLAFQLLSGQVAGDIFKDNVVLSNPVAGLVIGVLVTVLVQSSSTSSSIVVSMVAAKLLTVQASVPIIMGVNVGTSITSTLVSMAQSGDRDAFRRAFGGSAVHGLFNWLTVLILLPLESATALLQELSALALGTASLPAGAHTPDILKVLTQPLTHLIVQLDTDVIMHSATGNTTNSSLIKQWCGTRGPTTSGSGDCGTDALGPCPEPSSSATVEQLPCHHLFVGTTLTDLAVGFILLAASLLVLCTCLILIVKLLNSVLRGRVAQAVRMVINAEFPFPFSWLSGYLAILVGAGLTFLLQSSSVFTAAIVPLMAWSGHIPSSWAPTLAPPPRPYWLPWPALWTGCSAPSSHSDSPSAEPCLLYPLQEALQTAPLHQHLKSSNPWRGLCSLRVGPSTSSPSEPSQSLGLGWSFPPRG; encoded by the exons ATGCACACGACCACCGTGGGGACCCAGCTTGGCTGCCTACAGCATGCCCGCTCAACCGCACAcctcccctgccacccctgcTGGCTGGAAGGCTTCTGGGAGGCTGCTGGGGCTGTCTGCTGGGTGCTCTGCAAAGAAACAGAGGAGGGGCCCCCAGACCCTGCCCtgtgggaagaggaggaaggggcccagcaggggtgctgggcagggccagcaggggcagggctggctgAGCACAGCTGCCCGGTGCCCTCAGAGCTCAGCTCGGCCAGCAGGGTGCTCCGGGTGGCAGTGGGCTTCCTCAAGGCCTGTGGGCTTCTGGGCAATCTGTACCTCTTCATCTGCTCCCTGGACATCCTCAGCTTGGCCTTCCAGCTGCTGAGCG GCCAAGTGGCTGGAGACATCTTCAAGGACAACGTGGTGCTGTCCAACCCCGTGGCTGGACTGGTCATCGGCGTGCTGGTCACTGTTCTGGTGCAGAGCTCCAGCACGTCCTCCTCCATTGTTGTCAGCATGGTGGCTGCCAAGT TGCTGACCGTCCAGGCTTCTGTGCCCATCATCATGGGCGTCAACGTGGGAACGTCTATCACCAGCACCCTGGTCTCGATGGCACAGTCGGGGGACCGCGACGCATTCCGGAG GGCCTTTGGCGGCTCGGCGGTGCATGGGCTCTTCAACTGGCTCACCGTGCTGATCCTGCTGCCTCTGGAGAGTGCCACAGCCCTACTGCAGGAGCTCAGCGCGCTGGCCCTGGGCACTGCCAGCCTGCCAGCCGGGGCGCACACTCCTGACATCCTTAAGGTGCTGACCCAGCCGCTTACACACCTCATTGTGCAG CTGGACACTGACGTGATCATGCACAGCGCCACAGGCAATACCACCAACAGCAGTCTCATTAAGCAATGGTGCGGCACCAGGGGGCCGACG ACCTCGGGGAGCGGCGACTGCGGAACAGATGCCCTTGGCCCCTGCCCGGAGCCCAGCAGCTCGGCCACCGTGGAGCAGCTGCCTT gccaCCACCTGTTCGTGGGCACGACACTCACGGACCTGGCTGTGGGCTTCATCCTGCTGGCTGCCTCCCTTCTCGTGCTCTGCACCTGCCTCATCCTCATCGTCAAGCTGCTCAACTCTGTGCTGCGCGGCCGCGTAGCCCAGGCCGTGAGGATGGTCATCAATGCTG aATTCCCCTTCCCGTTCAGCTGGCTCAGTGGCTACCTGGCAATCCTCGTGGGTGCCGGCCTGACCTTCCTCCTCCAGAGCAGCAGTGTCTTCACAGCGGCCATTGTGCCCCTCATGG CTTGGAGCGGGCATATCCCCTCTTCCTGGGCTCCAACATTGGCACCACCACCACGGCCCTACTGGCTGCCCTGGCCAGCCCTGTGGACCGGCTGCTCAGCGCCATCCAG CCACTCAGACTCTCCGAGTGCAGAGCCCTGCTTGCTCTAccccctccaggaagccctccagaCTGCGCCGCTGCACCAACACCTCAAGTCCAGCAACCCCTGGAGGGGGCTGTGTTCCCTTCGCGTGGGGCCCAGCACCTCCTCCCCTTCAGAGCCAAGCCAGAGCCTGGGACTTGGGTGGTCATTCCCACCCAGGGGTTAG
- the SLC34A3 gene encoding sodium-dependent phosphate transport protein 2C isoform X3: MPNSLASGQALPTLGLVDRSLGNAGPCSPAPALGEGDTDPWALPQLKDTSQSWKELSSASRVLRVAVGFLKACGLLGNLYLFICSLDILSLAFQLLSGQVAGDIFKDNVVLSNPVAGLVIGVLVTVLVQSSSTSSSIVVSMVAAKLLTVQASVPIIMGVNVGTSITSTLVSMAQSGDRDAFRRAFGGSAVHGLFNWLTVLILLPLESATALLQELSALALGTASLPAGAHTPDILKVLTQPLTHLIVQLDTDVIMHSATGNTTNSSLIKQWCGTRGPTTSGSGDCGTDALGPCPEPSSSATVEQLPCHHLFVGTTLTDLAVGFILLAASLLVLCTCLILIVKLLNSVLRGRVAQAVRMVINAEFPFPFSWLSGYLAILVGAGLTFLLQSSSVFTAAIVPLMGVGVISLERAYPLFLGSNIGTTTTALLAALASPVDRLLSAIQVALIHFFFNLAGILLWYVVPILRLPIPLAKGFGDLTARYRWVAIAYLLLSFLLLPLAAFGLSLAGGTALAAVGGPLVGLVLLVILINVLRRHRPAWLPSCLRSWAWLPLWLHSLEPWDRLVGRCFPCRACSSPQAATKEAYCYENAEVLASQQL; encoded by the exons ATGCCGAATTCCCTCGCAAGTGGCCAGGCCCTCCCCACTCTTGGCCTGGTGGACCGGAGTCTGGGCAATGCAG GGCCCTGCAGTCCTGCCCCTGCCTTGGGAGAGGGAGACACAGACCCCTGGGCCCTCCCCCAGCTAAAGGACACTAGCCAGTCCTGGAAAG AGCTCAGCTCGGCCAGCAGGGTGCTCCGGGTGGCAGTGGGCTTCCTCAAGGCCTGTGGGCTTCTGGGCAATCTGTACCTCTTCATCTGCTCCCTGGACATCCTCAGCTTGGCCTTCCAGCTGCTGAGCG GCCAAGTGGCTGGAGACATCTTCAAGGACAACGTGGTGCTGTCCAACCCCGTGGCTGGACTGGTCATCGGCGTGCTGGTCACTGTTCTGGTGCAGAGCTCCAGCACGTCCTCCTCCATTGTTGTCAGCATGGTGGCTGCCAAGT TGCTGACCGTCCAGGCTTCTGTGCCCATCATCATGGGCGTCAACGTGGGAACGTCTATCACCAGCACCCTGGTCTCGATGGCACAGTCGGGGGACCGCGACGCATTCCGGAG GGCCTTTGGCGGCTCGGCGGTGCATGGGCTCTTCAACTGGCTCACCGTGCTGATCCTGCTGCCTCTGGAGAGTGCCACAGCCCTACTGCAGGAGCTCAGCGCGCTGGCCCTGGGCACTGCCAGCCTGCCAGCCGGGGCGCACACTCCTGACATCCTTAAGGTGCTGACCCAGCCGCTTACACACCTCATTGTGCAG CTGGACACTGACGTGATCATGCACAGCGCCACAGGCAATACCACCAACAGCAGTCTCATTAAGCAATGGTGCGGCACCAGGGGGCCGACG ACCTCGGGGAGCGGCGACTGCGGAACAGATGCCCTTGGCCCCTGCCCGGAGCCCAGCAGCTCGGCCACCGTGGAGCAGCTGCCTT gccaCCACCTGTTCGTGGGCACGACACTCACGGACCTGGCTGTGGGCTTCATCCTGCTGGCTGCCTCCCTTCTCGTGCTCTGCACCTGCCTCATCCTCATCGTCAAGCTGCTCAACTCTGTGCTGCGCGGCCGCGTAGCCCAGGCCGTGAGGATGGTCATCAATGCTG aATTCCCCTTCCCGTTCAGCTGGCTCAGTGGCTACCTGGCAATCCTCGTGGGTGCCGGCCTGACCTTCCTCCTCCAGAGCAGCAGTGTCTTCACAGCGGCCATTGTGCCCCTCATGG GGGTCGGGGTGATCAGCTTGGAGCGGGCATATCCCCTCTTCCTGGGCTCCAACATTGGCACCACCACCACGGCCCTACTGGCTGCCCTGGCCAGCCCTGTGGACCGGCTGCTCAGCGCCATCCAG GTTGCCCTCATCCACTTTTTCTTCAACCTGGCTGGCATCCTGCTGTGGTATGTGGTGCCCATCCTGCGGCTGCCCATCCCACTGGCCAAGGGCTTTGGAGACCTGACTGCCCGCTACCGTTGGGTGGCCATCGCCTACCTGCTCCTCAGTTTCCTGCTGCTCCCACTGGCTGCCTTTGGGCTTTCCCTGGCTGGAGGCACGGCGCTGGCTGCCGTCGGGGGGCCCCTGGTAGGGCTGGTGCTCCTCGTCATCCTGATCAATGTCCTGCGGCGGCACCGGCCGGCCTGGCTGCCCAGCTGTCTGCGGTCCTGGGCCTGGCTCCCACTCTGGCTCCACTCTCTGGAGCCCTGGGACCGCCTGGTGGGTCGCTGCTTCCCCTGCAGGGCCTGCAGCTCCCCTCAGGCCGCCACCAAGGAGGCCTACTGCTACGAGAACGCCGAGGTCCTGGCGTCCCAGCAGTTGTGA
- the SLC34A3 gene encoding sodium-dependent phosphate transport protein 2C isoform X4, with amino-acid sequence MHTTTVGTQLGCLQHARSTAHLPCHPCWLEGFWEAAGAVCWVLCKETEEGPPDPALWEEEEGAQQGCWAGPAGAGLAEHSCPVPSELSSASRVLRVAVGFLKACGLLGNLYLFICSLDILSLAFQLLSGQVAGDIFKDNVVLSNPVAGLVIGVLVTVLVQSSSTSSSIVVSMVAAKLLTVQASVPIIMGVNVGTSITSTLVSMAQSGDRDAFRRAFGGSAVHGLFNWLTVLILLPLESATALLQELSALALGTASLPAGAHTPDILKVLTQPLTHLIVQLDTDVIMHSATGNTTNSSLIKQWCGTRGPTTSGSGDCGTDALGPCPEPSSSATVEQLPCHHLFVGTTLTDLAVGFILLAASLLVLCTCLILIVKLLNSVLRGRVAQAVRMVINAEFPFPFSWLSGYLAILVGAGLTFLLQSSSVFTAAIVPLMGVGVISLERAYPLFLGSNIGTTTTALLAALASPVDRLLSAIQPLRLSECRALLALPPPGSPPDCAAAPTPQVQQPLEGAVFPSRGAQHLLPFRAKPEPGTWVVIPTQGLERVTRPEARAS; translated from the exons ATGCACACGACCACCGTGGGGACCCAGCTTGGCTGCCTACAGCATGCCCGCTCAACCGCACAcctcccctgccacccctgcTGGCTGGAAGGCTTCTGGGAGGCTGCTGGGGCTGTCTGCTGGGTGCTCTGCAAAGAAACAGAGGAGGGGCCCCCAGACCCTGCCCtgtgggaagaggaggaaggggcccagcaggggtgctgggcagggccagcaggggcagggctggctgAGCACAGCTGCCCGGTGCCCTCAGAGCTCAGCTCGGCCAGCAGGGTGCTCCGGGTGGCAGTGGGCTTCCTCAAGGCCTGTGGGCTTCTGGGCAATCTGTACCTCTTCATCTGCTCCCTGGACATCCTCAGCTTGGCCTTCCAGCTGCTGAGCG GCCAAGTGGCTGGAGACATCTTCAAGGACAACGTGGTGCTGTCCAACCCCGTGGCTGGACTGGTCATCGGCGTGCTGGTCACTGTTCTGGTGCAGAGCTCCAGCACGTCCTCCTCCATTGTTGTCAGCATGGTGGCTGCCAAGT TGCTGACCGTCCAGGCTTCTGTGCCCATCATCATGGGCGTCAACGTGGGAACGTCTATCACCAGCACCCTGGTCTCGATGGCACAGTCGGGGGACCGCGACGCATTCCGGAG GGCCTTTGGCGGCTCGGCGGTGCATGGGCTCTTCAACTGGCTCACCGTGCTGATCCTGCTGCCTCTGGAGAGTGCCACAGCCCTACTGCAGGAGCTCAGCGCGCTGGCCCTGGGCACTGCCAGCCTGCCAGCCGGGGCGCACACTCCTGACATCCTTAAGGTGCTGACCCAGCCGCTTACACACCTCATTGTGCAG CTGGACACTGACGTGATCATGCACAGCGCCACAGGCAATACCACCAACAGCAGTCTCATTAAGCAATGGTGCGGCACCAGGGGGCCGACG ACCTCGGGGAGCGGCGACTGCGGAACAGATGCCCTTGGCCCCTGCCCGGAGCCCAGCAGCTCGGCCACCGTGGAGCAGCTGCCTT gccaCCACCTGTTCGTGGGCACGACACTCACGGACCTGGCTGTGGGCTTCATCCTGCTGGCTGCCTCCCTTCTCGTGCTCTGCACCTGCCTCATCCTCATCGTCAAGCTGCTCAACTCTGTGCTGCGCGGCCGCGTAGCCCAGGCCGTGAGGATGGTCATCAATGCTG aATTCCCCTTCCCGTTCAGCTGGCTCAGTGGCTACCTGGCAATCCTCGTGGGTGCCGGCCTGACCTTCCTCCTCCAGAGCAGCAGTGTCTTCACAGCGGCCATTGTGCCCCTCATGG GGGTCGGGGTGATCAGCTTGGAGCGGGCATATCCCCTCTTCCTGGGCTCCAACATTGGCACCACCACCACGGCCCTACTGGCTGCCCTGGCCAGCCCTGTGGACCGGCTGCTCAGCGCCATCCAG CCACTCAGACTCTCCGAGTGCAGAGCCCTGCTTGCTCTAccccctccaggaagccctccagaCTGCGCCGCTGCACCAACACCTCAAGTCCAGCAACCCCTGGAGGGGGCTGTGTTCCCTTCGCGTGGGGCCCAGCACCTCCTCCCCTTCAGAGCCAAGCCAGAGCCTGGGACTTGGGTGGTCATTCCCACCCAGGGGTTAGAAAGGGTCACCAGGCCTGAGGCACGTGCAAGCTAA